A window of Coprobacillus cateniformis genomic DNA:
GAGGGTGTTATGGAAAAATGTTGAAAAGACACGTCCTACCAACTACAAACGATACCCAGAGTCCATACAGTTACTGCATATGCATTAATATCACATATTGCTGAAATAGAACGATTTCAAAATGCTAATAAAGTAACGAGTTATGCAGGAGTTACCCCAGTCTTTTTTAGTTCAGCAGTAAAAGGAAAGAATGTACAAAATAAAAACCAAGGTAATAGAGAACTGTATGCAATGCTTTATCTTTTGCTATGCAACAAGTACAAGTGAATATGAAAAGCGAAGCACGCAATCAGATCATGCGAGTTTATTTTGAATGCAAGGCTAGAGGAGGCAGTGAAAGCGTATTGTGATACATTAGGATTAGAGTATATATCGTTGAA
This region includes:
- a CDS encoding transposase — encoded protein: MPRVHTVTAYALISHIAEIERFQNANKVTSYAGVTPVFFSSAVKGKNVQNKNQGNRELYAMLYLLLCNKYK